In the genome of Candoia aspera isolate rCanAsp1 chromosome 1, rCanAsp1.hap2, whole genome shotgun sequence, one region contains:
- the LOC134504432 gene encoding glutathione S-transferase-like, with product MAGKPKLHYTRTRGRMESIRWLLAAAGVEFEEQFIETNEDLEKLRSDGWLLFQQVPMVEIDGMKLVQTRAILSYIAAKHNLYGKDMKERALIDMYVEGTTDLMGMITMSFFEPPENKEKQRALITERITTRYFPAYEKILKDHGQHFLVGNQFSWADVHLLETILMAEEFKSDVLSKFPLLQAFKTRISNIPTIKKFLQPGSQRKAPYDDNMLAQAKKVFNF from the exons ATGGCAGGGAAACCCAAACTGCACTACACTCGAACAAGAGGAAGAATGGAATCCATCCGCTGGCTTCTTGCAGCAGCTGGAGTTGAG tttgaAGAACAATTTATAGAAACGAATGAAGATTTGGAGAAGTTGCGCAGTG ATGGATGGCTACTTTTTCAACAAGTACCCATGGTGGAAATTGATGGGATGAAGTTGGTGCAAACACGAGCCATTCTCAGCTATATTGCAGCAAAACACAATCTCTACGGGAAGGATATGAAGGAGAGAGCACT GATTGACATGTATGTGGAAGGAACCACTGATCTGATGGGAATGATTACAATGTCATTTTTCGAGCcacctgaaaataaagaaaagcaaaggGCCCTGATTACTGAAAGAATCACAACCAGATATTTTCCAGCATATGAGAAG ATTTTGAAAGACCATGGGCAACATTTTCTTGTTGGTAACCAGTTTAGTTGGGCAGATGTCCATCTCCTGGAAACTATCTTAATGGCAGAAGAATTCAAGTCTGATGTTCTCTCTAAATTTCCTCTGCTGCAG GCTTTCAAAACAAGAATAAGCAACATCCCTACAATAAAGAAATTCTTGCAGCCAGGAAGTCAAAGGAAAGCCCCATATGACGATAACATGCTTGCACAAGCCAAAAAAGTATTCAACTTCTGA